The Gouania willdenowi unplaced genomic scaffold, fGouWil2.1 scaffold_129_arrow_ctg1, whole genome shotgun sequence genome includes a region encoding these proteins:
- the LOC114458563 gene encoding nuclear RNA export factor 1-like, producing the protein MINLKNLQGFHHSSSSGFWFVHHQRPALHQNGYNGADQQSFCAPPPSSSPVPTLTAPQQEMLSTFSLKSDMNLEWSLKCLQDNKWDLNKAAHIFTQLKTVGKIPDVSFLK; encoded by the exons ATGATAAATCTAAAGAATCTACAAGGTTTTCATCACAGTTCCAGCAGTGGATTCTGG tttgtgcaTCATCAACGACCAGCTCTTCATCAGAATGGCTACAACGGAGCAGATCAGCAGAGCTTTTGTGCCCCGCCCCCTTCCTCCAGCCCAGTGCCCACCCTCACTGCCCCACAGCAGGAGATGCTCAGCACCTTCTCCCTGAAGTCAGACATGAACCTGGAATGGTCCCTGAA gtGTTTGCAGGACAACAAGTGGGACTTGAACAAAGCAGCACATATCTTCACTCAGTTAAAG aCGGTGGGAAAGATCCCAGACGTGTCGTTCCTAAAGTAA